Below is a window of Paremcibacter congregatus DNA.
AAGGTTTGGGGTATTTTTTGGCCGCTGGATTTCGCTTCCTTCCGGGCGTTGTCTGGGGAGGCGTTCACGGCGGGGGGTGTCTTTATTTTATCGGCGACGGCATCAAAACAGGCCAGACGCGCGTCAATGGCGGTAATTGAACGGCAGGTCAGTATGTCCTGTATCGTATCCGCCTTGGCGACGCTCGCGCCTGTAGAGAGACTAAAAATTAATCCGATTATCAAGTGACGCATAATGTTGTCCTGTTCTGCTTTGTTTTTCTTTAAGCCATTTTTCAAGTCGTGTGACGTCTTCTTCCGACCAGCGCAGGCCCAGTTTGGTCCGTCGCCAGAGAATATCTTCCGCCGTTTGGGCCCATTCATGACGGCCCAGAAAGTCGGCCTCGTAATCATACAGGCCCGGCCCGATCAGATAGCCCTCTGTGGCGAGGTCTTCCACGCCTTCATCCTTCAAAGACCGGCCGGGATAGTCCTTGAACATCTGGTCCATGCGGGTGCCGTATAGACCGGCATAGCGGGCGCAGAGGTCAGGGTCGAGCCAGGGGTAGCGGTCTTGCTGGGCGGCGATGAAAGCGGTGCGGTCCTGATCCGGAAGTGCGCCGCCGGGCAAGGGGGCGCTGTCGGTCCAGGGTTCGGCCATATCGGGGAAATACGGTGCAAGTTTTTCCATCGCCTGTTCCGCCAGAAGACGAAAAGTCGTAATCTTGCCGCCAAAAATAGACAGCAGCGGCGCCCCGCCGTCTTCCCTGAGCGCGAGTACATAATCCCGGGTTACGGCGCTGGCCTCGGCCGTGGCGTCATCATACAGGGGCCGCACCCCGGCATAATGACTGACCACATCGTCTTTCGTCAGGGGGTGGCCAAGGGTCGGAGTGAAATAAAGATTGATTTGCTGACACAGATAGTCGATTTCCGCATCTGATATATGAACGTCGTCGGGGTCGCCGTCGAAGGCTTCGTCGGTGGTGCCCACCAGGGTGAAGTCTTTTTCATAGGGAATGGCGAAAATTATCCGCCCGTCGGCGATCTGCAGGATGTATGAATCATCACCGGGGAACAGGCGCTGTAGAATGATATGGCTGCCCTTGACCAGACGCAGCCGGTTATGGGCCGGCAGGGCCAGACGGTCGCAGATCACATCAGATACCCATGGGCCGGCGGCATTGACGATTGCCTTGGCGGAAACATCCATCAGGCTGTCGGTCTGGCGATCTTTAAGCCGGGCCTGCCACAAGCCGTCCTGCTGTCGGGCGGACTGGAAAATCGTCCGGGGACGTATTGTTGCGCCGAGATCCTGGGCATCGCGGGCATTCAGCACCACCAGACGGGCATCATCCACCCAACAGTCGTAATAACTGAAGGCGTCGCTAAAGTCGGCTTTAAGTGGACTGTCCTCGCCCAGTTTCACGGCCCGGGACTTGCCCAGTTTTTTTCGTCGGGTCAGGTGATCATAAAAAAACAAACCGATCCGGATCATCCATTTAGGTCTGAGGTGGGGGGCGTGAGGCAGAATGAA
It encodes the following:
- the glpD gene encoding glycerol-3-phosphate dehydrogenase; protein product: MTTLEPPYDLLIIGGGINGVGIARDAAGRGLNVLLVEQNDLASGTSSKSTKLIHGGLRYLEQYEFRLVRKALKERELLLGLAPHIIWPMKFILPHAPHLRPKWMIRIGLFFYDHLTRRKKLGKSRAVKLGEDSPLKADFSDAFSYYDCWVDDARLVVLNARDAQDLGATIRPRTIFQSARQQDGLWQARLKDRQTDSLMDVSAKAIVNAAGPWVSDVICDRLALPAHNRLRLVKGSHIILQRLFPGDDSYILQIADGRIIFAIPYEKDFTLVGTTDEAFDGDPDDVHISDAEIDYLCQQINLYFTPTLGHPLTKDDVVSHYAGVRPLYDDATAEASAVTRDYVLALREDGGAPLLSIFGGKITTFRLLAEQAMEKLAPYFPDMAEPWTDSAPLPGGALPDQDRTAFIAAQQDRYPWLDPDLCARYAGLYGTRMDQMFKDYPGRSLKDEGVEDLATEGYLIGPGLYDYEADFLGRHEWAQTAEDILWRRTKLGLRWSEEDVTRLEKWLKEKQSRTGQHYASLDNRINF